DNA from Micromonospora nigra:
TGCGGGCCCACGGCCGCCCCGGCGACGTGCTGCTGCTGCTGTCGACCAGCGGCGCCAGCGGCAACCTGCTCGCCGCCGCCCGCGCGGGTCGGGAGGCCGGGCTGCGTTGCTGGGCCCTCACCGGCCCCACCCCCAACCCCCTCGCCGACGCCTGCCACGAGGCCCTCGCGGTGGACTCCCCGGACAGTCAGGTCGTCCAGGAGCTGCACCTGGTCTCCAGCCACCTCCTCTGCGAGTACGTGGAGGCGGCCCTGCCGGCCGGACCCGACCCGCAGGCCGTGCCGGCGGTGCCCGCCGCGCCGGCCGGGCCGGTGCGCACCGGGGTCGAGGTGGTGCTGGACGGCGGGGCCGGTCGCCCGGTCGAGGCGTGAGGAGGACAGCGTGAGGGGACCCGTGGTGGTGGTCGGCGACACCCTGCTCGACCGTGACGTCGAGGGGGTGGTGAACCGGCTCTGTCCGGACTCCCCGGTGCCCGTGCTCGACGAGACGGCGCACGTCGACCGGCCCGGCGGGGCGGGCCTGGCGGCGGTGTTCGCGGCGGCGCAGGGCGCCGAGGTGGTGCTGGTGACCGGGCTGGCCGACGACGCCGGTGGGGCCCGGCTCAGCGCCCTGCTCACCGCCGCCGGGGTGCAGGTGTACGCGCTCGGGCTGGCGGGGGCGACGCCGGAGAAGGTCCGGCTGCGGGCCCGGGGGCGGGTGCTGCTGCGCCACGACCGGGGCGGCCCGGCGGGTACGCCCGGTGCGCCGGCCGAGGCGGTGCTGCGGGCGGTCGCCGGTGCGTCCGCCGTGCTGGTCAGCGACTACGGGCGGGGGGTGGCCCGGCAGCCCGTGCTGCGGGCCGCGCTGGCGGCGACCCGCGCCCCGGTGGTCTGGGATCCCCATCCGCGGGGCCCCGCCGCGACACCCGGGGTGCGCCTGGTCACGCCGAACGAGTCGGAGGTGCGGGAACTCGTGGAGGCACCGACGGGGGCGACCCGCGTGGCCACCGCCGCCCGGGGGGCGCAGCGGCTGCGGGAGCGCTGGCGGGCCGGCGCGGTGGCGGTGACCCTGGGCGGCGACGGTGCGCTGCTGTGCCACTCGGGATCGACACCGCTGGTGGTGCCGGCCCCGGTGACCGCCGAGGGGGACACCTGCGGGGCGGGTGACCGGTTCGCCGCCACCGCCAGCCTGGCCCTGGCACGGGGGGCGCTGGTGTCGGAGGCCGTCCAGGAGGCGGTCGCGGAGGCGTCCGCGTACGTGGCCGACGGGGGAGTGGCCACCGCGTTGCCGCCGCCGGTGCGACCGGCACCGGTGACCGTGCACGCGGGGGCGGCCGGGGACCGGGTCGGGGTGGCGGCGGCTGCGGCGGTGGTGGCCCGGATCCGGGCCGGAGGTGGCACGGTCGTCGCCACCGGAGGCTGCTTCGACCTGCTGCACGCCGGGCACGTGGCGACCCTGCAGGCCGCCCGGCAGCTCGGCGACTGCCTGGTCGTCTGCCTCAACTCCGATGCCAGCGTGGCCGGACTGAAGGGTCCCGAACGGCCGGTCATGAACCAGGGTGACCGCAGTCGCCTGCTCGCGGCCCTGAGCTGCGTCGACGCCGTCATGATCTTCGACGAGCCCACCCCGGTGGCGGCCCTGTCCTGGCTGCGCCCCGACATCTGGGTCAAGGGCGGAGACTACGCCACGGGCGGTGCCGGCTCGGCCCTGCCGGAGGTCGAGGTGCTGCGTCGCTGGGGCGGGCACACCGTCGTGGTGCCGTACCTCGACGGGCGGTCCACCACCGACATGATCGCGGCGGCCCGCTCGGCCGGTGGACGCTCCGGCGACGCCTGCGCGGTCGCATCGACCGTCGGCGCGGACCCGCCGCCGCCCGGGCCGTCGCCGCTGCTGGCCGGCACCGCCGTCGCGGACGACAGGCCGGTGCGGTGAACGCGCCGGGAGTCGGCCGCACCGTCCTGGTGACCGGCGGGTCGAGCGGGTTGGGCGCGGCGGTGGTCGCTGCGGTCGCCGCCGCCGGGGGCCGGCCGCTGGTGCTGGACCGGCAGGCCCCCGCCGACGGGGTGGCGTGGGTCGAGTGCGACCTGTCGGACACCCGTGCCGCCGAGGCGGCCACCCGCCAGCTCGCCGAGCGGGCCGGTGGTCTGCACGCGGTGGTCACGGCCGCCGGTACGGACGTGCCCGCGCCGCTGGCGGACCTGCCCGGCGAGACCTGGGACCGGATCGTCGCGGTGAACCTGCTCGGCACCGCGGCTGTCGTCCGCGCGGCGCTGCCGTTCCTGGCCGCCAGCCACGGTACGGTGGTGACGGTGGCGTCCACGCTGGGGATGAAGGCGGTCGGCGACGCCACCGCCTACTGTGCCGCCAAGTTCGGGGTGGTCGGGTTCACCCGCGCCCTCGCCGCCGAACTCGCCGGCACCGTCGGCGTCACCCTGCTCGTCCCCGGCGGCATGCGCACCCACTTCTTCGACGAGCGGGACCCGCAGTACCGGCCGGGCCCGGACGCCGCCCTCAACGACCCCGCCGACACCGCCGCCGCCGTCATGTTCGCCCTGTCCCAGCCACCCGGTTGCGCTGTCCGCGAGATGGTGGTCTGCGCCGAGCAGGAGACCTCCTACCCGTGATTCTCGTGCTGCGCGCCCTCGGCGTGGGTGACCTCGCCACCGCCGTACCCGCCCTGCGTGCCCTGCGCGCCGCCCACCCGCACCGGGAACTGGTGCTGGCGGCGCCGCGCTGGCTCGCCCCGCTGGTGGACCTGGTCGGTGGCGTGGACCGGCTGCTGCCCACCGACGGGCTGGGCCGGGTGCCCCGGCCCGGTCGGCCCCCCGAGGTCGCCGTCAACCTGCACGGGCGCGGTCCACGGTCCCACCGTCTGCTGGCCGCCACCCGGCCGGCACGGCTGCTCGCCTTCGCCCATCCCGGTGCCGGCCACGCGGACGGTCCGATGTGGCGCGACGACGAACACGAGGTGGACCGGTGGTGCCGGCTGCTCGGCGCGTACGGGATCGTCGCCGACCCGACCGACCTGGGTCTGCGCCGGCCCCCGCCGGTGGCACTGCCGACCGGGGTGAGCGTGCTGCATCCCGGCTCGAAGGAGCCGGCGAAGCGCTGGCCGGCCGACCGGTTCGCCGCGCTGGCCCGGGCACTGACCGACCGGGGGCACCGGGTGGTGCTCACCGGCACCGCCGACGAGCGGGCCGTCGCCGCGCGGGTGGCCCGGGACGCGGGGCTGCCGCCCGGGGCGGTGCTGGCGGGTCGCACGGACCTGGGCGGCCTGGCCGCCCTGGTCGCGGACGCCCGCCTGGTGGTCAGCGCCGACACCGGCGTGGCGCACCTGGCCACCGCCTACGGCACCCCCTCGGTGGTGCTGTTCGGGCCGGTCCCGCCGGAGCTGTGGGGCCCGCCGCCGGACCGGCCGTGGCACCGGGTGCTCTGGGCCGGGCCGGCGAGCGAACCCGGCTGGGACGGGGTGGGCAGCCATCCCACGGTGGCGGCGGTCGGGGTGGACCGGGTGGTGGCCGCCGTGGACGAGGTGGAACGAACGGTGCGGGTCTGACCGTGCGGCTACGGCGCAGCGATCCGGGCGGGCCGGGGTACGGCCGACGCCGGCGGGGCAGGGGCTGGACGTTCCTGGACCCGCACGGCGAGCCGGTCCGCGACCCGGACCAGCTCACCCGGCTGAGGGAGCTGGTGATCCCGCCGGCCTGGCGGGACGTGTGGATCTCGCCGTACCCGAACGGTCACATCCAGGCCACGGGCGTCGACGCGGCGGGACGCAAGCAGTACCTGTACCACCCGCAGTGGCGTCGCAAGCGGGACGAGGCGAAGTTCGACCACGTGCTGGAGGTGGCCCGCAGGTTGCCGGTGCTGCGCGACCGGGTCAGCCGCGACCTGACCGGCCGGGGGTTGCGCCGGGAACGGGTGCTGGCCACGGTGACCCGGCTGCTCGACATGGGCACGTTCCGCGTCGGCAGCGACCAGTACGCCGTCGGCGACGACCCCACCTACGGCGTCGCGACGCTGCGACCCGAGCACGCCCGCTCCCGCGCCGGCTGCGTGGTCTTCGAGTTCCCGGCCAAGGGGGGCGTGGAGCAGGTCCGGCGGATCGAGGATCCGGAGCTGTGCCAGGTGCTGACCAACCTGCGCCGGCGGCGCGGCACGGCGCAGCGACTGTTCGGCTACTGGGACGGGCGGGACTGGCGCGACGTGCGCAGCGACGAGATCAACGACTACCTGCGGGAGGCCAGCGGCGGGGAGATGACCGCCAAGGACTTCCGGACCTGGCACGCCACGGTGCTGGCGGCCACGGAGCTGGCCGGGGCGGGGACGGCCCGGTCGGCCACGGCCCGCCGGCGGGCCGTGGCGGGGGTGATGCGTCAGGTGGCGGAGCTGCTCGGCAACACCCCCACCGTGGCCCGGACGTCCTACGTGGACCCGAGGGTGGTCGACCTGTTCCACGACGGGGTGGTCGCGCCGGTCACCGCCGGCACGCCCCGCGAGACGGCGGAGCGGGTGGTGCTGGAACTGCTGGAGGAATCCTGACCGGCGCGTCACGCACCGGGCGGTCGCCCGCCGCACCCTTGCGGCGGACGCTCGCCACGGCCCCCGTTCGCGGGCGACCTGACGCACCATGGCGCAGGTGGTCGACCGCGTCGGCTGTCAGTCTGCCGCCGGAAGGTTGACCGGGGGCGCCGTCGGGTTGTCGATGCGTGCCACGCCCGACCCGGTGTGCAGGTCCCGGTATGCCTGGGGCCCCATCCCGTGGGCGGCGCGGAACACCCGGCTGAAGTGCGCGGGATCGGGGAAACCCCACCGCCGCGCGATCCGGTGCACGGGTTGGTGCCGCCATGCGGGGTCGGCCAGGTCGATGCGGCAGCGGCGCAGCCGGCGCTGCCGGATCAGTCCGGCCACCGACTCGCCTTCGGCGGCGAACAGGCGGTGCAGGGTACGCACGGAGATGTGGTGGGCGTCGGCCACGGCCCGCGGGGCGAGGTCGGGATCGGAGAGGTTCCGGTCGACGAAGTTGCGGATCCGGGTCCGCAGCGCCTGCTGCCGGATCTCGGCCGGGAGCAGGTCCTCCGCGTCGAGCTGCGTGGCGATCATCGTGGAGACCAGGCTGAGCAGGATGTCGGCGAGCTGTGGGCCGGTGGCCTCGGGGAACTGTTCCGGGTGTCGGGTGAGGTGGTGCAGGTGCTGGGCCAGCAGCGCACCGGGGCCCGTCGTGCCGGGCAGCCGGGCGGCGGTGAGCTGGTCGACCCGGTCGGGATCGAGGGGCAGCAGGGCGCGGGGAACGGTCACGGTCAGCGCGGCGGGCGGGCGTCCGTGCCGCTCGGTGGCGTGCTGGATCTCGTGGGGCCGCCCCCAGTCGATGAGGGTGAAGTCGCCGACGGGTACGGCCGTGTCCCGTCGGCGGGCGCTGATCGCGCTGTCGCCGGCCAGGGTCAGCGCCACCTGGTAGACCTCGGGGTCGGCCCGACGGATCAGGGTGGGGGTGCGCCGGCAGACCAACGACTGGTAGTGGAACCGGCTCAACTGGATGCCGCCGACCGTGACCAGCCGGGCGCGGCCCCGGAAGTCGTGGGCGTTCTCGCTGGTGATCGCTGTGGGAGCCGAGGCTTGGCTGGCCGTGGCGACCCACAGTGCGAAGCGGTCGGCCGGCGGCACCGTCCTGGTGTCCAGTGTCTCGTACCGCAGCGTGTTCATCGTCGCCCCCCGTCGCCGGTAACGCCACCGTCGACTGCACGGGGCGCTCTCGGACGGTAGGCGAGCAGAAGCGGTGCGTCACCAGAATTACGACGCCGTCCCGGGGCTGGGTCAGTCGTTGAGCACCTGGGAGAGCCGGTCGCGGAAACGCCGCTCGGAGTCGCTCACCACGTCGCCGCCGAGGCCGAGGATGCCGCCGCTGGACGCCGCGCCCACCACCTGCTCGGCGATGTCGACCAGCCAGTGCTTGTACGCCCCGGCCTCGCCCTCGTCCACCTTCGTGGCCAGCAGGGTCGCCGCCTGCGCGGCCCGGCCCAGCACGTCCTCGGCGTACCCGCGCGGGTCCGGCGGCTCGATGGCCGGCAGTTCCTCGCCGGCCTCCGGGTCGCCGACCCGGGACACGATCTCCCCGGCGACGGCGGCGACGATCGGACTGGCCGACTCGCGGCCGGCGGAGATGGTCTCCAGCCCGGCGGCGTTCTCGGCCATGGTGCGGCGGGTGCCGTCGGACTCGGCGGCGCTCGCCGCGGTCAGCACCGACTGCGGTAGCCCGACCAGCAGCCCCCACTCCTCGTCGGTGAAACCGAAATCGGTGTACGCCGGCTGTTCGATCACGGCAACGCCTCCTGCTCGTCGTCCACGTTCACTGCCCCGCGCCCCGTGCCGGGCCGCCCCAGGCTAGTCCAGCGTCAGCAGGCCCTGTTCGGACACCACGCTGACCGACAACGTCTTGTACCCGACCTCGTCGAACAGAACCGTCATCCGGTCGTCCTCGTAGCTGAGCACCAGGCCGTGCCCCCATTCCGGGTGGCGGACCTGGCTGTGCACCGGGAACGGGCCGACCGCGCCGTCGGCGGCGACGCTGGTGCCGGCGTGGCAGTTGTCGCAGTGCCCGCAGATCTGGGTCATCTGCTCGCCGAAGTAGGCCAGCAGAGTCTGCCCGCGACAGGCGGTGGTCTCGGCGAAGGCGCGCATCATGTCGGTACGTGAACGGGTGACGGTCTGCTGCCGCTCCGCCTCGGCCAGCGCCGCGGCGGCCGCGTCGACGGGGGTGGGGGAGTAGCGGGGTGCGCCGACACGCTGCCTCGCCCGGGGTTCCGCCGCGCCGACCTGCTCCAGCAGCGCCAGGTACTGTCCGAGCTTGCGCGGGCCGAGGCCGGTCACCTCGCGCAGCTCCTTCTTCGTGGTCGGCTTGCGTCGCAGCAGGGCGGCCAGGTCCCGCAGCTCGGTGTCGACCGGCAGGCCACCGCTGAAGTAGCGCTGCAACCCGACGTCCTCCGCCTGCCACAGCAGCAACACCCGGGCGGGTTGCCCGTCGCGGCCGGCCCGCCCGATCTCCTGGAAGTAGCTGTCCGGCGAGTCGGGCAGCGCCATGTGCACCACCCAGGCGATGTTCGGCTTGTCGATGCCCATGCCGAAGGCCGACGTGGCCACCATGATCGGTACCTCGTCGGCGAGGAACGCCTCGTGCAGCGCGTGACGTGCGCCGGTGGGCATCCCACCGTGGTAGTGCTGCGCCGGGTGGCCGGCGGCGGTCAGCCGCTCGGCCAGCTCCTCGGCCGCCCGTCGGGTGGGTACGTAGATGATGCCGGGCCGCTCGTCGTCGCGCAGCAGCGCCACCAGCCGTCGCCAGCGGTAGTCCTCCGTGGGGCAGTGGGCCACCTCGAGGAAGAGGTTCGGCCGGTCCAGGCCCGAGACCACGATCTCCGGTTCGCGCAGCCGCAGCCGGGCGACGATGTCGTCGCGTACCGGCGGGGAGGCGGTGGCGGTCAGCGCCACCACCGGTGGCCGGCCGATGCCCTCGATGAGGTGGCCGAGCGCCAGGTAGTCGGGCCGGAAGTCGTGCCCCCAGGCCGAGATGCAGTGCGCCTCGTCGATCGCCACCAGGGCCGGTTTCAGCGACTTGACCTCGGCCATCCGGTCCGGGTTGGCCAGTTGCTCCGGGGTGATGAAGAGGAACTCGGCCCGGCCCTCGGCCACCTCGGCGATCGCCTCCGCCTGCTGGGCGGGCGACTCGTCGGAACTGACCCGCACGGCCCGCAGCTCGGGGCGCTGTCGTTCGTTGAGCGCCGCGATCTGGTCCTGTTGCAGGGCGAGCAGCGGCGAGATCACCACGGTCGGGCCCGGGATGAGGCTCGCCGGGATCTGGTAGATCGCCGACTTGCCCGCACCGGTGGGCAACACCACCAGGGCGTCGCGGCGCTTCATGACGGCGCGCATGGCGGCGAGCTGGTGGGGCCGCAGCGCGGTCCAGCCGAAGAGGCTGCGCGCCGCGCGGCGCAGGTTGCGGGAGTCCGTCGTCAGCTTCATCGAGGGCCGCAGGTACCCCCTGTCCCGACCGGCGAAACCACGCGGCCGGCCCGGCCACCCCCGCCGCCGGGTCGACGTTGCGGGGCGGCGCCGGTGGTGGGCCACGCGGTGGGCGGTCAGCGCCGGAACATCGCGCGGATGGCGGCGAACAGGAGCAGGCCGCCGACCACCAGCCCGAGCAGCCGGACGCCGGGCACGTCGGCGGGGGAGGTGGCGTCGGCCAGCAGCGAGGTGTCCATGCCCGCACTCTGTCCGCCCACCCCCGCGAGGGCAACTGTAAGGTTTATTGACTAATTGGGTGGCGCGGTGTGACCATGTCAGCACCGCCGCCGGTGGCGGGCCGCCCGCGGCGGGACGAGACGGGGGTACGACAACCGCATGAGCGCACCGATCGGCAACCTCGCGGCGCTGGCCGCCGCCGTCCTGCAGCCCGGGTTCGTCGGCACGGTCCCGCCGCCCTGGATCTGCCGCTGGCTCGGCGAAGGGCTCGGCTCGGTGGTGCTGTTCGCCCGCAACGTCGTCGACCACGAACAGGTCGCCGCGCTCACCGCCGCCCTGCGCGCCGAACGGCCCGACGTCGTCGTCGCCATCGACGAGGAGGCCGGCGACGTCACCCGGATCGAGTCCGTCCGGGGCAGCTCCCGGCCCGGCAACTTCGCCCTCGGCGTCATCGACGATCCGACGCTGACCGAGGAGGTCGCCCGTGACCTCGGCGCCGAACTCGCCGCCTGCGGGATCACCCTCGACTACGCGCCCGACGCCGACGTCAACTCCAATCCGGACAACCCGGTGATCGGCGTACGCGCCTTCGGCGCCGACCCCGCGCTGGTCGCCCGGCACACCGCCGCCTGGGTACGCGGCCTCCAGGCCGGCGGCGTGGCGGCCTGCGCCAAGCACTTCCCCGGCCACGGCGACACCCGCGTCGACTCCCACCACGACCTGCCCCGCATCACCGCCGACCGGGCCCGCCTCGACGCCGTGGAACTGGCCCCCTTCCGGGCCGCCGTGGCCGCCGGGGTGCAGGCCGTCATGACCGGCCACCTGCTGGTCCCGGCGCTGGACCCGGCGCTGCCCGCCACCCTCAGCGAACCCGTCCTCGGCGGCCTGCTGCGTGAGGAACTGGGCTTCGGTGGCGTCGTCGTCACCGACGCCGTGGAGATGCGCGCCGTGGCCGGCCGCTACGGCCTCGCCGGGGCCACCGTCCGGGCGCTCGCGGCGGGGGCCGACGCGATCTGTGTCGGCGGCGAGCACGCCGACGAGGAGACCGCCCGGCACCTGCGCGACGCCGTCGTCGCCGCCGTGGTCTCCGGCGACCTGCCCGAGGAACGGCTCGCCGAGGCGGCCAAGCGCGTCGGCGAACTCGCCGCCTGGAGCGCCGCCGCCCGCGCCGACCTGCGACCCACGCGCGGCGGCCCGCCGGCCGGGGCGTCCGCCGTCGGGCTGGCCGCCGCCCGGCGGGCCATCCGGGTGACCACCGCCCCCGGCGCACCGCCCCTGCCGCTGCCCGGCCCCGCGCACGTCGTCGAGTTCGAGCCGCCCCGCAACATCGCCATCGGCGCGGAGACGCCCTGGGGGATCGGGGAGCCGCTGGCCGCGCTGCTGCCCGCGACCACCTGCGTGCGGTACGCCCGCTCCGGCGTGCCGGCCGACCCGACCGCCGGTGCCGCCGGCCGCCCCGTCGTGCTGGTCGTGCGGGACCTGCACCGGCACGACTGGATGCGTGCCGCCGTGGTCCGGGCGCTGGCCGCCCGTCCCGATGCCGTCGTCGTCGAACTGGGCGTGCCGGAACTGGTCGTCGGGGCACGCCACGTGGCCACCCACGGAGCCACCCGGGCCGGTGCCCGGGCCGCCGCCGAACTGCTCAGCGGCACCGTCAGGGCTGGGTGGTGACCAGCTCGGCGTACTCCGGATGCCGGTCGATGAACGAGGCCATGAACGGGCACCGCGGCACCACCCGGCCGCCGCGCTCGCGAACCTGGTCCAGCGTGGCGCGGATCAGCGCCGCGCCCACACCCAGGTTGCGGAACTCCGACCCGACCTCGGTGTGCGTGAAGACCAGCACCTCGCCGCGCGGCAGGTAGGCGGTGAACCCGCCCAGCGCCCCGTCGACCAGGATCTCGAACCGGTTCTTGGCGGGATTGTCCTCGACCAGGGTGCTCACCCGGCCATTGTCCCCCCGTCGGCGGCGAGCCGGTCCAGTTCGGTGAGCAACCGGTCGACCTCCTCGACCGTGTTGTAGTGGTAGATGCTGGCCCGCACCGCCCCGCCGGTGGCCCGCAGACCCGTCGCCTCGAAGAACTCGTAGGCGTAGTAGTCGCCGGAGGTGAGGCACACCCCCGCCGCGCCGAGCCCCGCCTGGGTCGCCGCCGGGGAGTGCCCGGCCAGCCGGAACGACACCGTCGGGCAGCGCCGGGCCGGGGCGCCCAGCACCGTGACGGCAGGCCGTGCGGCCAGCCCGGCCAGCAGGCGCGCCAGCAGCGTCTGCTCGTACGCCCCGGCGGCGGCCAGCCCGGCGCGCACCCGCGTCCGCCGGTCGCCGGTCGCGTCCGGGTCCAGCCCGGCCAGGTGGTCGACGGCGGCGGCCACGCCGGCCAGCAGCGGGAAGCTCGGGGTGCCGTACTCGAAGCGGTCCGGCACGGTGTCGGCCGCCGGCAGCAGCTTCGCCGGGCGCAGGTCCGCCCACAGCGCGGGGTCGGCCACCATCGCCGCCAGGTGCGGACCCGACCACTTGTAGGCGCTGGTGACCAGGACGTCGGCGCCCAGCGCGGCCAGGTCGGTCGGTCCGTGCGGCACCGAGTGCACCCCGTCGACACAGACCAGCGCGCCGGCCGCGTGCGCGACCTTGGCGATCGCGGCCACGTCCGGCACGGTGCCGACCGCGTTGCTGCCGGCGGTCACCGCGACCAGCCGGGTGCGCTCACCGACCAGGTCGGCGTACTGGTCGGCGGGCAGCTCGCCGGTGTCGAGGTCGACCTCAGCCCAGCGCACCGTCGCGCCGGACGCCTGCGCCGCCTGCACCCACGGCCGCACGTTCGCGTCGTGGTCCAGCCGGGAGACCACCACCTCGTCGCCCGGCCGCCAGGCCGTGGCGAGGGTCCGGGCCAGGGTGTACGTGAGCGCGGTCGCGCTGGGCCCCAGCACCACGCCCTCCGGTCGCCCGCCGACCAGGTCGGCGATCGCCGAACGGGCGGCGTCCACCAGCTCCAACGACCGCCGACCGGGCAGGTTCGCGGCACTGCGGTTGCCCAGCGCGGTACGCATCGCCCCGGCGACGGCGTCGATCACCGGCGCGGCGGTCTGGGTGCCCCCGGCACCGTCGAGGTGGACGAAGCCCTCGGTCAGGGCGGGATAGGCGGCCCGGGTACGGGCGACGTCGAACGGCATGACGGCGACCCTAACCCCGGCCCCCGCCGATGTCGCCCGGTGGCGGTGTCGCGCGCGTCTCGTACCCTTGGCCCCGTGACGATGCGACGCGTTGACCCCCGCCGGACCCCCACCCGCCGCGCCGCCGGCCTGCTCGCCGGGCTGGCCCTCGGTGCCGCCCTGCTCGCCGGTTGCAGCTCGGAGGGCGCCTCCACCGACTGCGGGCTGGACGCCTGCACGGTGACCTTCGACCGGGGCGTGGACGCCCGGGCCAACATCCTCGGCGTCGAGGCCCGGTTGATCGGTGCCGACGGTGACCAGGTGACGGTCGAGGTGGCCGGCGAGCAGCTGTCACTCACCGTCGGCCAGCAGGCCGCCGACGTCGGCGGCCTCGCGGTCACCCTCGACAGCGTCACCGAGACCGAGGTCAGGATCCGGGTGGCGCGCACCGCCAACGGCTGAGGCGGCTGCGGGGTGGGTTTGGAAATCTCCCCATCCGGAGATTGAGGCGCCATGTCTGTCACCCGGAACGCCGAAGCCACCGCCGCCCGCACGGCCAACAGCCGGTGGCTCGAACTCCTCGCCCGTGCCGGCTTCATCGGCTACGGCATCGTCCATCTGCTGTTCGGCTGGCTCGCGTTGCAGATCGCCTTCGGTAACCCGTCCAGCGACGGGGACCAGACCGGCGCGCTGCGTACCCTCGCGGCGCAGCCGATGGGCAGGTTCGTCGTCATCGCCATCGCCGTCGGAATGCTCGCCATGGCCGTCTGGCAGGCGCTGGAGGCGGCGGTGGGCCACCGCGTCGAGCGGGGCAAGGACCGTGTCAAGGAGCGGGTCTTCTCCGCCGCCCGGACGGTCATCTACCTGTGGCTGGCCTGGACGGCCTGGAAGGTCTTCTCCGACGCCAACTCCGACAGCGCCAGCCAGTCCAAGCAACTGACCGCCCGGCTGATGGAAT
Protein-coding regions in this window:
- a CDS encoding D-sedoheptulose-7-phosphate isomerase gives rise to the protein MMAADTLLETHLANLAAALLPYRRHADLLVRWGTTLAERLTAGGRLLVAGNGGSAAEAQHLTAELVGKLREDRRPLSAIALHAETSAVTAIGNDYGYDEVYARQVRAHGRPGDVLLLLSTSGASGNLLAAARAGREAGLRCWALTGPTPNPLADACHEALAVDSPDSQVVQELHLVSSHLLCEYVEAALPAGPDPQAVPAVPAAPAGPVRTGVEVVLDGGAGRPVEA
- a CDS encoding PfkB family carbohydrate kinase, which produces MRGPVVVVGDTLLDRDVEGVVNRLCPDSPVPVLDETAHVDRPGGAGLAAVFAAAQGAEVVLVTGLADDAGGARLSALLTAAGVQVYALGLAGATPEKVRLRARGRVLLRHDRGGPAGTPGAPAEAVLRAVAGASAVLVSDYGRGVARQPVLRAALAATRAPVVWDPHPRGPAATPGVRLVTPNESEVRELVEAPTGATRVATAARGAQRLRERWRAGAVAVTLGGDGALLCHSGSTPLVVPAPVTAEGDTCGAGDRFAATASLALARGALVSEAVQEAVAEASAYVADGGVATALPPPVRPAPVTVHAGAAGDRVGVAAAAAVVARIRAGGGTVVATGGCFDLLHAGHVATLQAARQLGDCLVVCLNSDASVAGLKGPERPVMNQGDRSRLLAALSCVDAVMIFDEPTPVAALSWLRPDIWVKGGDYATGGAGSALPEVEVLRRWGGHTVVVPYLDGRSTTDMIAAARSAGGRSGDACAVASTVGADPPPPGPSPLLAGTAVADDRPVR
- a CDS encoding SDR family oxidoreductase, producing the protein MNAPGVGRTVLVTGGSSGLGAAVVAAVAAAGGRPLVLDRQAPADGVAWVECDLSDTRAAEAATRQLAERAGGLHAVVTAAGTDVPAPLADLPGETWDRIVAVNLLGTAAVVRAALPFLAASHGTVVTVASTLGMKAVGDATAYCAAKFGVVGFTRALAAELAGTVGVTLLVPGGMRTHFFDERDPQYRPGPDAALNDPADTAAAVMFALSQPPGCAVREMVVCAEQETSYP
- a CDS encoding glycosyltransferase family 9 protein, translating into MILVLRALGVGDLATAVPALRALRAAHPHRELVLAAPRWLAPLVDLVGGVDRLLPTDGLGRVPRPGRPPEVAVNLHGRGPRSHRLLAATRPARLLAFAHPGAGHADGPMWRDDEHEVDRWCRLLGAYGIVADPTDLGLRRPPPVALPTGVSVLHPGSKEPAKRWPADRFAALARALTDRGHRVVLTGTADERAVAARVARDAGLPPGAVLAGRTDLGGLAALVADARLVVSADTGVAHLATAYGTPSVVLFGPVPPELWGPPPDRPWHRVLWAGPASEPGWDGVGSHPTVAAVGVDRVVAAVDEVERTVRV
- a CDS encoding DNA topoisomerase IB codes for the protein MRLRRSDPGGPGYGRRRRGRGWTFLDPHGEPVRDPDQLTRLRELVIPPAWRDVWISPYPNGHIQATGVDAAGRKQYLYHPQWRRKRDEAKFDHVLEVARRLPVLRDRVSRDLTGRGLRRERVLATVTRLLDMGTFRVGSDQYAVGDDPTYGVATLRPEHARSRAGCVVFEFPAKGGVEQVRRIEDPELCQVLTNLRRRRGTAQRLFGYWDGRDWRDVRSDEINDYLREASGGEMTAKDFRTWHATVLAATELAGAGTARSATARRRAVAGVMRQVAELLGNTPTVARTSYVDPRVVDLFHDGVVAPVTAGTPRETAERVVLELLEES
- a CDS encoding helix-turn-helix domain-containing protein, yielding MNTLRYETLDTRTVPPADRFALWVATASQASAPTAITSENAHDFRGRARLVTVGGIQLSRFHYQSLVCRRTPTLIRRADPEVYQVALTLAGDSAISARRRDTAVPVGDFTLIDWGRPHEIQHATERHGRPPAALTVTVPRALLPLDPDRVDQLTAARLPGTTGPGALLAQHLHHLTRHPEQFPEATGPQLADILLSLVSTMIATQLDAEDLLPAEIRQQALRTRIRNFVDRNLSDPDLAPRAVADAHHISVRTLHRLFAAEGESVAGLIRQRRLRRCRIDLADPAWRHQPVHRIARRWGFPDPAHFSRVFRAAHGMGPQAYRDLHTGSGVARIDNPTAPPVNLPAAD
- a CDS encoding RecQ family ATP-dependent DNA helicase, with the protein product MKLTTDSRNLRRAARSLFGWTALRPHQLAAMRAVMKRRDALVVLPTGAGKSAIYQIPASLIPGPTVVISPLLALQQDQIAALNERQRPELRAVRVSSDESPAQQAEAIAEVAEGRAEFLFITPEQLANPDRMAEVKSLKPALVAIDEAHCISAWGHDFRPDYLALGHLIEGIGRPPVVALTATASPPVRDDIVARLRLREPEIVVSGLDRPNLFLEVAHCPTEDYRWRRLVALLRDDERPGIIYVPTRRAAEELAERLTAAGHPAQHYHGGMPTGARHALHEAFLADEVPIMVATSAFGMGIDKPNIAWVVHMALPDSPDSYFQEIGRAGRDGQPARVLLLWQAEDVGLQRYFSGGLPVDTELRDLAALLRRKPTTKKELREVTGLGPRKLGQYLALLEQVGAAEPRARQRVGAPRYSPTPVDAAAAALAEAERQQTVTRSRTDMMRAFAETTACRGQTLLAYFGEQMTQICGHCDNCHAGTSVAADGAVGPFPVHSQVRHPEWGHGLVLSYEDDRMTVLFDEVGYKTLSVSVVSEQGLLTLD
- a CDS encoding glycoside hydrolase family 3 protein produces the protein MSAPIGNLAALAAAVLQPGFVGTVPPPWICRWLGEGLGSVVLFARNVVDHEQVAALTAALRAERPDVVVAIDEEAGDVTRIESVRGSSRPGNFALGVIDDPTLTEEVARDLGAELAACGITLDYAPDADVNSNPDNPVIGVRAFGADPALVARHTAAWVRGLQAGGVAACAKHFPGHGDTRVDSHHDLPRITADRARLDAVELAPFRAAVAAGVQAVMTGHLLVPALDPALPATLSEPVLGGLLREELGFGGVVVTDAVEMRAVAGRYGLAGATVRALAAGADAICVGGEHADEETARHLRDAVVAAVVSGDLPEERLAEAAKRVGELAAWSAAARADLRPTRGGPPAGASAVGLAAARRAIRVTTAPGAPPLPLPGPAHVVEFEPPRNIAIGAETPWGIGEPLAALLPATTCVRYARSGVPADPTAGAAGRPVVLVVRDLHRHDWMRAAVVRALAARPDAVVVELGVPELVVGARHVATHGATRAGARAAAELLSGTVRAGW
- a CDS encoding GNAT family N-acetyltransferase, whose product is MSTLVEDNPAKNRFEILVDGALGGFTAYLPRGEVLVFTHTEVGSEFRNLGVGAALIRATLDQVRERGGRVVPRCPFMASFIDRHPEYAELVTTQP